In Vanessa atalanta chromosome 17, ilVanAtal1.2, whole genome shotgun sequence, one DNA window encodes the following:
- the LOC125070571 gene encoding cyclin-dependent-like kinase 5, protein MQKYEKLEKIGEGTYGTVFKAKNKETHEIVALKRVRLDDDDEGVPSSALREICLLKELKHKNIVRLYDVLHSEKKLTLVFEHCDQDLKKYFDSLNGEIDLDVVKSFMYQLLRGLAFCHSHNVLHRDLKPQNLLINKNGELKLADFGLARAFGIPVKCYSAEVVTLWYRPPDVLFGAKLYTTSIDMWSAGCIFAELANSGRPLFPGSDVDDQLKRIFKLLGTPNEDTWAGVTQLPDYKPLAAYQPSLGLAQVVPRLPARGRDLLTRLLTCNPALRMPADDAMAHAYFHDLNPSVKNDRC, encoded by the exons ATGCAGAAATATGAAAAACTCGAGAAAATCGGTGAAGGCACATACGGCACtgtttttaaagcaaaaaataaagaaactcaTGAAATAGTGGCACTTAAACGAGTAAGATTAGATGATGACGATGAAGGGGTTCCATCTTCTGCCCTTCGTGAGATATGTCTACTTAAGGAattaaagcataaaaatattgtccGTCTGTATGATGTGTTACACAGTGAGAAAAAATTGACTTTAGTCTTTGAACATTGCGACCAAgacttaaagaaatatttcgaCAGTCTTAACGGTGAAATCGACTTAGACGTGGTCAAGTCATTTATGTACCAGCTTCTTCGAGGACTCGCTTTTTGTCACAGTCACAATGTACTTCATCGTGATTTAAAACCACAAAActtgttaataaacaaaaacggAGAACTAAAATTAGCCGATTTCGGCCTTGCAAGAGCATTTGGTATTCCTGTGAAATGTTACTCGGCAGAGGTTGTTACTCTATGGTACAGACCTCCCGATGTTTTATTCGGGGCTAAGTTATATACAACTAGTATTGATATGTGGTCTGCTGGGTGCATTTTTGCAGAACTTGCAAATTCCGGAAGACCCCTGTTTCCTGGATCTGATGTTGATGATCAACttaaaagaatttttaaactGCTTG GTACACCAAATGAAGACACTTGGGCAGGAGTAACGCAATTACCAGACTACAAACCACTAGCAGCTTACCAGCCTAGCTTGGGTCTTGCACAAGTAGTACCAAGGTTGCCAGCACGAGGAAGAGATCTGCTAACTCGTCTGCTCACATGCAACCCAGCCTTAAGAATGCCAGCTGATGATGCCATGGCACATGCCTATTTCCATGACCTCAATCCATCGGTTAAGAATGACCGATGTTAA
- the LOC125070542 gene encoding peptidyl-prolyl cis-trans isomerase FKBP8-like, whose product MSEGEPTLIDKSESSSFEDLASAAAHEIEEAKLAEAAASEKEKHGDKPVEEWQDVLGSGALLKKILKAGDESDGSRPQRTDICRISYELKLRDGSQDLVEKRDHIKIYLGDNEVLQALDLALTLMYKGEVCLLQIAPRFAYGETGLKPGESLGLVGEVNGAKYEGTPIDADTWLEARLELHDWTEEPDHETLPIAERMEIGTRRRCRGNWWYGRGEAQLAVQLYRRALDVLDESEGGITDPTPSGDMVPTSDSLHALLEERLRVYNNMAAAQLKAGAYDAALQAVTRVLTCQPTNAKALYRKSRILSAVGRAGEALEAARAAARAAPADGAVRSELASCERQRARDRSLERRLARRMLGTDEPAPDSKPSTAKMLMWGSLLLSLLVGVASVLVYRYKMQSQ is encoded by the exons atgAGTGAAGGAGAGCCTACGTTGATTGACAAGTCTGAGAGTAGTTCGTTCGAAGACTTAGCTTCAGCTGCAGCGCATGAGATCGAGGAAGCGAAACTTGCTGAGGCAGCTGCTtcagaaaaagaaaaacatgGTGATAAACCAGTAGAAGAATGGCAGGATGTTTTAGGCTCAGGGGCACTTTTAAAgaag ATTCTAAAGGCAGGCGATGAATCAGACGGCTCTAGACCACAAAGAACAGATATATGCAGAATTAGTTATGAACTTAAATTACGGGATGGGTCTCAAGATCTGGTAGAGAAACGGGAtcatattaagatttatttggGTGACAATGaa GTCCTTCAAGCATTGGACTTAGCACTAACTCTTATGTATAAAGGCGAAGTTTGTCTTCTTCAAATAGCACCAAGATTTGCATATGGAGAGACAGGTCTCAAGCCTGGTGAGAGTCTGGGATTAGTTGGGGAAGTGAATGGAGCCAAATATGAAGGTACACCGATTGATGCTGACACATGGCTCGAAGCTCGCCTAGAATTACATGACTGGACTGAGGAGCCTGACCATGAAACATTACCTATCGCAGAAAGGATGGAAATTGG tacacGGCGTCGTTGTCGTGGTAATTGGTGGTATGGCCGCGGTGAGGCTCAGTTGGCTGTGCAGTTATATCGACGAGCTCTTGACGTGCTCGATGAGAGCGAGGGCGGGATCACCGACCCCACGCCCTCAGGGGATATGGTTCCCACTTCGGACTCATTGCACGCACTCTTGGAGGAACGACTTCGCGTTTATAACAATATGGCAGCCGCGCAACTGAAAGCGGGAGCCTATGACGCTGCGTTGCAA GCCGTGACCCGAGTGCTGACGTGCCAGCCGACGAACGCGAAGGCGCTGTACCGCAAGTCGCGCATCCTGAGCGCGGTGGGGCGCGCTGGGGAGGCGCTggaggcggcgcgcgcggcggcccGGGCGGCGCCCGCCGACGGCGCCGTGCGCAGCGAGCTGGCCAGCTGCGAGCGCCAGCGCGCGCGCGACCGCTCGCTCGAGCGCCGCCTGGCGCGCCGCATGCTGGGCACCGACGAGCCGGCGCCCGACAGCAAGCCCAGCACGGCCAAG ATGTTAATGTGGGGCTCTTTGCTCCTGAGCCTGCTGGTGGGGGTGGCCAGCGTGCTTGTATATCGTTACAAGATGCAGTCTCAATGA